AGAGTTTACCATAAATATCGATCATGAAGTCATTCGTGATCTATTAGAAATCTTTTAATGAGAGGAGGATTTTGTGAATAAACCGTTAATGATTGGATGTGTAACAGTTCTGGCAGTTATAGGTGCGTTTGTTGTTGGCTGTAGAGTTGAAACTGTTGGTGATCCGGATAAACCAATAAAGATTGAGGCACATATCACCGTTGATATACGCCAATTAAAAGATACTGCTGTAGATATTGAAGATATGGTAAGTGGTGACAAACCCGCCCCACAAGCATCTCTTCGCTCAGTTCCTGAGTTTATATTTTCTGTCTTTGATATTGATAACGCTTGTGCTGCAGGTAGTATGTCACTCAAATTTTCTACCCCTGAGACTGATAGAGCCATTAATGCACGTAGAAATAGATTTGGTGACTTGCAGAATTATAAGAACCAAGGGCTTGTTGGAGAAGGAAAC
The sequence above is a segment of the Candidatus Ancaeobacter aquaticus genome. Coding sequences within it:
- a CDS encoding DUF1318 domain-containing protein codes for the protein MNKPLMIGCVTVLAVIGAFVVGCRVETVGDPDKPIKIEAHITVDIRQLKDTAVDIEDMVSGDKPAPQASLRSVPEFIFSVFDIDNACAAGSMSLKFSTPETDRAINARRNRFGDLQNYKNQGLVGEGNKGYVVQLGGGGNVKALVDTENNDRSIIYHAIVEQNGMASSDIAIVQKTFAEVQREKASNGQKIQLGSGQWITK